From the genome of Danio aesculapii chromosome 16, fDanAes4.1, whole genome shotgun sequence, one region includes:
- the LOC130243124 gene encoding LOW QUALITY PROTEIN: dual 3',5'-cyclic-AMP and -GMP phosphodiesterase 11A-like (The sequence of the model RefSeq protein was modified relative to this genomic sequence to represent the inferred CDS: inserted 1 base in 1 codon; deleted 1 base in 1 codon): MTTFDFSEVEAFLDCHPELFEEYLVRKGKCDSLSRWLKEHQPSKTSPVEEKRGVARDPFWPTNPDGLKRRSSHMELRKNFARSKAMTAHRTYDEHVSLTAHESQSSMRRRALLRKASSLPPTTAHILSALLESRVNVPQYASSAIDYKYRLKESNEREFFLELVKDXSNELDMTNLSYKILINVCIMVNADRCSLFLVEGPSHKRTLVSKFFDVHSGTTVRPSSSTLDSNEVQVPWGKGIIGYVAEHGETVNIPNAYEDHRFSDEIDKLTGYKTQSILCMAIRNSDGEVIGVVQAINKNPSGTPFTEDDEKVLQMYLPFCGISISNAKLFSESRKEYERSRALLEVVNDLFEEQTDLEKIVRKIMQRALTLLQCERCSVLLLEDIPLPVVKFSQTFELMSPLCSVDHDISDKVSMEKVSCSDWLINNSIAELVASTGLPVNISDVCQDPRFDAEADQASGFHIRSVLCVPIWNRTHQIIGVAQILNRLDRKTFNDADQRLFEAFVIFCGLGINNTMMYNQVKKTWAKQSVALDMLSYHATCSKAEVDRLKAGMFGDNIDEFTHSGIHGDEGGVGCNGCRSECSRRNILRCARPQDWFAAIDLKDEYFHVSILACHQAPGAHGIRSSCHATRISPYEHLSTGFKIESHAFLQVEVPLGQASRHIVISTDASSMCCGGHMLRACSHGPVERNPVALAYQLPAAVGSVSCSMPSFTDAGGGTHAGQDGQHEYGGVHQLHRGYPLPRMSQLAHRLHL; the protein is encoded by the exons ATGACAACTTTTGATTTTTCCGAGGTGGAGGCATTTTTGGATTGCCATCCGGAGCTTTTTGAGGAATATCTCGTCCGAAAGGGAAAATGTGACAGCCTGAGCAGGTGGCTGAAAGAGCATCAGCCGTCCAAAACCTCTCCGGTGGAGGAGAAACGCGGGGTCGCGAGGGATCCATTCTGGCCCACGAACCCTGATGGACTAAAGCGCAGATCGTCCCACATGGAGCTCCGAAAGAACTTCGCCCGGTCCAAAGCGATGACGGCGCACCGGACCTACGACGAGCACGTCAGTCTCACGGCTCACGAGTCCCAGTCGAGCATGCGGCGGCGCGCGCTCCTGCGGAAAGCCAGTTCGTTACCGCCGACCACCGCGCACATCTTGAGCGCGCTGCTCGAGTCCCGGGTGAACGTGCCTCAGTATGCCTCCAGCGCCATTGACTACAAATACAGACTTAAAGAGTCCAATGAAAGGGAGTTCTTCCTTGAGCTGGTTAAGG ATTCGAACGAACTTGACATGACGAATCTGAGTTACAAGATACTTATCAATGTGTGCATTATGGTGAACGCAGACAGGTGTTCGCTTTTCCTGGTAGAGGGACCGTCTCATAAGAGGACACTCGTGTCCAAGTTTTTTGATGTGCACTCCGGTACTACAGTGCGACCCTCATCCAGCACTCTGGACTCGAATGAAGTGCAGGTTCCGTGGGGAAAAGGCATCATAGGTTATGTAGCAGAACACGGAGAAACCGTCAACATACCGAACGCATACGAG GACCATCGGTTCAGTGATGAAATTGACAAGCTGACAGGCTATAAGACTCAGTCCATTCTGTGTATGGCCATTCGCAACAGTGACGGTGAAGTCATCGGCGTAGTGCAGGCCATCAACAAGAACCCCAGCGGAACACCGTTTACAGAGGACGATGAGAAA GTGCTGCAAATGTATCTACCATTCTGCGGAATATCGATCTCC AACGCCAAGCTCTTCTCCGAATCCCGCAAGGAGTATGAGAGGAGCAGA GCCCTGCTGGAGGTGGTGAATGATCTGTTTGAGGAGCAGACAGACCTGGAGAAGATTGTGAGGAAGATCATGCAGCGTGCGTTGACTTTGCTGCAGTGTGAACGCTGCTCAGTGCTTCTGCTGGAAGACATTCCACTCCC GGTTGTAAAGTTTTCCCAGACGTTTGAGCTAATGTCTCCACTGTGTAGTGTTGATCATGACATCAG tgACAAAGTCAGCATGGAGAAGGTGTCTTGTTCAGACTGGCTGATCAATAACAGCATTGCTGAGTTGGTAGCATCAACCGGTCTGCCAGTTAATATAAGTGACGTCTGTCAGGATCCCCGTTTTGATGCTGAG GCAGATCAGGCTTCTGGTTTTCATATCAGATCAGTTTTATGCGTCCCCATCTGGAATCGGACTCATCAGATTATTG gtGTTGCTCAGATATTAAACCGCTTGGACAGGAAGACATTTAATGATGCAGACCAAAGATTATTTGAG GCATTTGTTATTTTCTGTGGTCTGGGCATTAACAACACAATGATGTATAACCAGGTGAAGAAGACATGGGCTAAGCAGTCTGTGGCTCTAGAT ATGCTGTCGTATCATGCTACGTGCTCCAAGGCAGAGGTTGATAGACTGAAG GCTGGCATGTTCGGTGACAACATCGATGAGTTCACTCACTCAGGAATTCACGGCGACGAAGGAGGAGTGGGATGCAATGG CTGCCGTTCAGAATGCTCACGCAGAAACATCCTCCGATGCgctcgtcctcaggattggtttgcagcaatagacctgaaggatgAGTACTTTCATGTCTCCATTCTTGCATGCCACC aggctcctggggcacaTGGCATCCGCAGCAGCTGTCACGCCACTCGGATATCTCCATATGAGCACTTAAGCACTGGCTTCAAAATCGAGTCACACGCGTTCCTACAGGTCGAAGTGCCTTTAGGACAGGCGTCCAGGCATATTGTCATCTCGACAGATGCTTCCAGCATGTGCTGCGGGGGGCATATGTTGCGGGCATGCAGCCACGGGCCTGTGGAAAGGAACCCAGTTGCTTTGGCATATCAGTTGCCTgcagctgttggcagtgtttcttgcTCTATGCCATCTTTTACCGATGCTGGAGGGggaacacatgctggtcaggacggacagcacgaaTACGGTGGTGTACATCAATTACATAGGGGGTATCCGCTCccccgcatgtctcagctcgctcatCGTCTGCACCTCTga